One stretch of Acholeplasma laidlawii PG-8A DNA includes these proteins:
- a CDS encoding ABC transporter ATP-binding protein/permease — protein sequence MLELRNIGKTYATKKGVSVKALDNVSVVFGKTGLVFVTGKSGSGKSTLLNLIGGLDTYDTGDMIINQKSSQDFKQKDFDSYRNTMVGFIFQEYNILEEFSVAQNIGLALALQGQKVSDEAVNDLLKKLDIEGLGNRSPNELSGGQKQRVAIARALVKNPQIILADEPTGALDSNTGIQLLETLKSLSKDRLVIVISHDLEFARKYADRIVHFVDGKIAYDITYTGEESQSDEPVKFTDKGITIEPKYQLTAEDLKVINAYLQNQTKPTHIKKISDQTYSGFSTTDTSDIEQSSEPFKLVKSKLPFKASLSMSLNALIHKKIRLVFTILLTTISLVMFGSVDTLSNFNAEDKSYEVFEKNNYNYLMLKNYKRGGDSSWYYYTEVNLDEEVFQSASDLYSNSILIPVYPLSLSLDAYIKYDWNKPSFYDAYYYTSFIEIDNETLLGTNFEVTGRLPQNLNEVVVPMHFYQSVAYYGFNKEDSVKDINEMDDLIGEMLYFNERNMKIVGIIDYKDDLSVYEELKVSGWNQGVDTPQNYYKYVNRLREGTLGLFIFGEGYYESLRHVKNSRVEAVFYLENERMHQFSTVAKITDVDAETIKYFDSVDPLNLGENDIVINEYHLGNMIHRDLGDYQYNTIIVDFLVETYYDELNLLLAEHFPMYETVDDIPDEDRIAIIGYELYGYISDAERYTKAFNAVVEFYLSTSEAPSFQVDFFKDYYTNYPIIGLRVVGFTSDEDNVYAYHVSNELYDELYIEGEIIYNFILVSTKDMKREDFNKMVQQSMNKGLLYKVSLQDENIDYMIMLSETVYGMQQFFFWTAVILAGFAALLMFTFISSSVSHSKQEIGILRAIGASSRDVLGIFSKETLMISIMNAVLGVIGTVIITKLLNDSMIYNLNLGTTLFDVGIRQIILVTLISIVIGYLSSALPVLKTASKKPIDAIKNK from the coding sequence ATGTTAGAACTAAGAAATATTGGAAAAACCTACGCTACCAAAAAGGGTGTTAGCGTTAAGGCTTTAGATAATGTCAGTGTCGTCTTTGGTAAGACTGGACTGGTTTTTGTCACAGGAAAATCCGGATCGGGTAAATCAACGCTCCTTAATTTAATTGGCGGACTAGACACTTATGATACTGGGGATATGATTATTAATCAAAAATCCAGTCAAGATTTTAAACAAAAGGATTTTGATTCCTATAGAAATACGATGGTTGGATTTATATTCCAAGAATATAATATTCTAGAAGAGTTTAGTGTTGCTCAAAATATCGGTTTAGCACTTGCACTGCAAGGTCAAAAAGTGAGTGATGAAGCAGTCAATGATTTACTAAAAAAATTAGATATTGAAGGTTTAGGCAATCGTAGTCCAAATGAATTATCTGGTGGACAAAAACAAAGAGTAGCCATTGCGCGTGCACTAGTTAAAAACCCTCAAATTATTTTGGCAGATGAACCAACTGGTGCACTAGATAGTAACACCGGTATTCAGTTACTTGAAACTCTAAAATCATTATCTAAAGACAGATTAGTCATTGTAATTTCTCATGATTTAGAGTTTGCACGTAAATATGCAGACAGAATTGTGCATTTTGTAGATGGTAAGATTGCTTATGATATTACTTATACTGGAGAAGAAAGCCAAAGTGATGAACCAGTTAAGTTTACGGATAAAGGCATTACGATTGAACCTAAATATCAATTAACGGCAGAAGATTTAAAAGTAATCAATGCGTACTTACAAAACCAAACCAAACCGACACACATAAAGAAGATAAGTGATCAAACGTATAGTGGGTTTAGTACAACAGATACATCAGATATAGAACAAAGTAGTGAACCATTTAAGTTAGTAAAATCCAAACTACCATTTAAAGCATCACTTTCTATGTCTTTAAATGCTTTAATACATAAAAAAATAAGACTGGTTTTTACAATACTTCTTACAACCATTTCTTTAGTTATGTTTGGTAGTGTAGATACACTATCAAACTTTAATGCAGAAGATAAATCCTATGAAGTATTTGAAAAAAATAACTATAACTATTTGATGCTTAAAAACTATAAACGTGGTGGTGATAGTAGTTGGTATTACTATACTGAAGTGAATTTAGATGAGGAAGTTTTTCAAAGTGCTTCAGATTTATATAGTAACTCCATACTTATACCCGTATATCCACTAAGTCTTAGTTTGGATGCATACATTAAATATGATTGGAATAAACCTAGTTTTTATGATGCATATTATTATACAAGCTTCATTGAAATTGATAATGAAACACTTCTAGGTACAAACTTTGAAGTCACTGGTAGATTACCACAAAACTTGAATGAAGTTGTTGTACCAATGCACTTTTATCAAAGTGTAGCGTATTACGGTTTTAATAAAGAAGATAGTGTTAAAGATATTAATGAGATGGACGATCTCATTGGCGAGATGCTGTATTTTAATGAAAGAAATATGAAGATTGTAGGTATTATAGACTACAAAGATGATTTATCAGTCTATGAGGAACTTAAAGTATCTGGTTGGAATCAAGGTGTTGATACACCTCAAAATTACTATAAGTATGTAAATCGATTAAGAGAAGGAACACTGGGACTATTTATATTTGGTGAAGGTTACTATGAAAGTCTTAGACACGTTAAGAATTCTCGTGTAGAGGCAGTTTTTTATTTAGAAAATGAACGGATGCATCAATTTAGCACGGTAGCTAAAATAACGGATGTAGATGCCGAAACTATTAAATACTTTGATAGTGTAGATCCATTGAATTTAGGTGAGAATGATATTGTAATTAATGAATATCATTTGGGTAACATGATACATCGAGATTTAGGTGATTATCAGTATAATACAATCATCGTGGATTTTCTAGTAGAAACCTACTATGATGAACTAAATTTATTATTAGCAGAACACTTTCCGATGTATGAGACAGTAGATGATATTCCTGACGAGGATAGAATTGCTATCATTGGTTATGAATTATATGGATACATATCTGATGCAGAAAGATATACTAAAGCATTCAATGCTGTGGTTGAATTCTATCTATCAACAAGTGAAGCGCCTAGTTTTCAAGTTGATTTTTTCAAAGATTATTACACAAACTACCCAATTATAGGACTTCGTGTTGTAGGATTTACTAGTGATGAGGATAATGTTTATGCATACCATGTAAGTAATGAACTTTATGACGAATTATATATTGAAGGTGAAATAATCTATAACTTTATTCTAGTAAGCACTAAAGATATGAAGCGTGAAGATTTTAATAAGATGGTTCAACAAAGTATGAATAAAGGTTTGTTATATAAGGTATCCTTACAAGATGAAAATATTGATTACATGATTATGCTTAGTGAAACTGTATATGGTATGCAACAATTCTTTTTCTGGACAGCTGTCATACTTGCAGGATTTGCAGCACTCTTGATGTTTACCTTTATTAGTTCTAGTGTGAGCCATAGTAAACAAGAAATTGGCATCTTACGTGCAATTGGTGCAAGTAGTAGAGATGTCTTAGGCATTTTCTCAAAAGAAACACTGATGATTTCTATTATGAATGCGGTATTAGGTGTGATTGGGACTGTTATTATAACAAAACTCTTGAATGATTCTATGATATATAATCTAAATCTAGGTACCACACTATTTGATGTTGGCATCAGACAAATCATATTAGTTACCTTAATTAGTATTGTTATAGGCTATCTATCCAGTGCATTACCAGTCTTAAAAACAGCATCTAAAAAACCAATTGATGCGATCAAAAATAAATAA
- a CDS encoding U32 family peptidase produces the protein MKILTNLHDKNKLDDLLKVADGIILGDAKYAKTLTSDFGSDTINLIEKIYEAKKEVFVLLNRVFTDKELDSIKPYILSLPVDKITGFMGADLGLIDTFKTLNIEHKFIYNPETLLTNDEDFNDLSSEGIMGAFVSKEITLEDILEIGQLKKYKMFYFGHGHMSMFYSKRPMLKTFNDHRGLDNYLHDDKTLTLTEERRLNEAYPVLEDDAGTHVFRGTVFNSFKVIEPLKTVVDYFIVDTLFMDDDYAYKLIPMYKNNDFDLQLITDYKQTLHDGFLFDESTIKGEKND, from the coding sequence ATGAAAATACTTACAAATTTACATGATAAGAATAAGTTAGATGATTTACTCAAAGTAGCTGATGGTATCATTTTAGGTGATGCTAAATATGCCAAAACACTTACTAGTGACTTTGGTAGTGATACTATAAACCTTATTGAAAAGATTTATGAAGCAAAAAAAGAAGTTTTTGTTTTATTAAATAGAGTATTTACCGATAAAGAACTAGATTCCATTAAACCATATATTTTAAGTTTACCTGTGGATAAAATCACTGGTTTTATGGGTGCAGACTTAGGTTTAATTGATACTTTTAAAACTTTAAATATAGAACATAAATTTATCTATAACCCTGAAACCTTACTAACAAATGATGAGGATTTTAATGATCTATCAAGTGAAGGTATTATGGGCGCATTTGTTTCTAAAGAAATTACTTTAGAAGACATTTTAGAAATTGGTCAACTAAAAAAATATAAGATGTTTTACTTTGGACATGGTCACATGTCCATGTTCTACTCAAAAAGACCGATGCTAAAAACATTTAATGACCATAGAGGTTTGGATAATTACTTGCATGATGATAAAACACTAACACTTACAGAAGAACGAAGACTTAACGAAGCATATCCTGTATTAGAAGACGATGCAGGTACGCATGTATTTCGTGGTACAGTCTTTAATAGTTTCAAAGTGATTGAACCCCTAAAGACTGTTGTTGATTATTTTATTGTGGATACATTATTTATGGATGATGATTATGCTTATAAATTAATCCCAATGTATAAAAATAACGACTTTGACTTACAACTTATCACCGATTATAAACAAACACTACATGATGGATTCTTATTTGATGAGTCTACAATTAAGGGAGAGAAAAATGACTGA
- a CDS encoding peptidase U32 family protein, protein MTELLAPAGDLDKLKIAIIYGADAVFIGGKQFSLRANASNFTKEDLIEGCKFAHDRGKKVYVTTNVIPHQKDKEGLIEYLKILEEAKVDAIIAASPLIINTALKHTNLEVHISTQQSALNVPTVNYWYNKGATRVVLGRDIDLNDIEHITKHVDAEIEVFIHGGMCAGYSGRCSLSNHLTNRDANRGGCAHTCRWFFELQKNGEIEADIPFSMGSKDLSAVKEITRLMDIGVSSLKIEGRMKSLHYIATVVNTYRRIIDEYTETGAIKNYELYEEMLKNAENRETSHGFFYGLPTKDQQLYEKRSERVMQNFVGLILDYNEETKYATVETKNVFVLEDLEVFSPKHASKTFLNTSMMNSNQEVITRAARAREKIQVYIPFKVEPFDMLRAKRT, encoded by the coding sequence ATGACTGAACTACTCGCTCCAGCTGGAGATTTAGATAAACTAAAGATTGCTATTATATATGGCGCAGATGCTGTATTTATTGGAGGTAAACAATTTAGTTTACGTGCCAATGCATCAAACTTTACAAAAGAAGATCTAATTGAAGGTTGTAAGTTCGCACATGATCGTGGCAAAAAAGTGTATGTTACAACAAACGTGATACCACATCAAAAAGATAAAGAAGGCTTAATTGAATATTTAAAAATATTAGAAGAAGCTAAAGTAGATGCAATTATTGCAGCAAGTCCTTTAATTATTAATACCGCTTTAAAACATACAAACCTAGAAGTGCATATTTCTACTCAACAATCAGCATTAAACGTCCCAACAGTAAACTATTGGTACAATAAAGGTGCTACAAGGGTTGTTTTAGGACGTGATATTGATTTAAACGACATTGAACACATTACTAAACATGTAGACGCTGAAATCGAAGTATTTATCCATGGTGGTATGTGTGCAGGTTACAGTGGACGCTGTTCACTTTCTAACCACTTAACCAATAGAGATGCAAACCGTGGTGGATGTGCACACACATGCCGCTGGTTCTTTGAACTACAAAAGAATGGAGAAATAGAAGCAGATATTCCATTTAGCATGGGTTCAAAAGATTTAAGTGCGGTTAAAGAAATTACTAGACTTATGGATATTGGTGTTTCATCATTAAAAATTGAAGGCCGCATGAAATCACTACATTATATTGCAACAGTAGTAAATACGTATCGTCGTATTATTGATGAATATACTGAAACTGGTGCAATCAAAAACTATGAACTTTATGAAGAAATGCTGAAAAATGCTGAAAATAGAGAAACATCTCATGGTTTCTTTTATGGACTACCTACTAAAGATCAACAACTTTATGAAAAACGTAGTGAACGTGTGATGCAAAACTTTGTTGGGTTAATTCTTGACTATAACGAAGAAACTAAATATGCAACTGTTGAAACCAAAAACGTCTTTGTCTTAGAAGACTTAGAAGTATTTTCTCCTAAACACGCATCAAAGACCTTCTTAAATACTTCAATGATGAACTCCAATCAAGAAGTGATTACAAGAGCAGCACGTGCAAGAGAAAAAATACAAGTCTATATTCCGTTTAAAGTTGAACCATTTGATATGTTAAGAGCTAAAAGAACCTAA
- the tpx gene encoding thiol peroxidase — translation MKTMKNKPITVLGEPLQIGDKALDFIAVDNNLNEVSFFANFKKDYTLISAVPSLDTSVCDIQTRTINERLSSYKNLDFITISNDLPFAQKRWCGSNGLEITTLSDHKLLDFGMKYGALIKELRLLARSIFVLDHQRKVVYVEYLDEMSNHPNYDKLFKFLDTVL, via the coding sequence ATGAAAACAATGAAAAACAAACCCATAACAGTTTTAGGGGAACCATTACAGATTGGTGATAAAGCACTCGACTTTATCGCTGTAGATAATAATTTAAATGAAGTATCATTTTTTGCTAATTTTAAAAAAGACTATACACTGATTAGCGCTGTACCTAGTTTAGATACATCTGTATGTGATATTCAAACACGTACAATTAATGAAAGATTATCGAGTTATAAAAACTTAGATTTTATTACCATTTCTAATGACCTACCATTTGCACAAAAAAGATGGTGTGGCTCAAATGGTCTAGAAATCACAACTTTAAGTGACCACAAACTCTTGGATTTTGGTATGAAGTATGGTGCACTTATTAAAGAACTTAGATTACTTGCAAGATCTATTTTCGTTTTAGACCATCAAAGAAAGGTAGTTTATGTTGAATATTTAGATGAAATGAGCAATCATCCGAATTATGATAAACTATTTAAATTTTTAGATACTGTACTATAA
- the ftsY gene encoding signal recognition particle-docking protein FtsY → MGFFSRLFKKKPKNDKYQMGLHKSRSSFDNLKKLLDESDTINDDLFDAIEDLLISADIGVDTVLHFTNELRNEVINKQFENPSDLSETIVDKLFEIYLKDEFVDTTLSFTEGEVNVFLFVGVNGVGKTTTIGKLAKQYKDQGKKVLMVAGDTFRAGAIEQLYEWSKRAKVDFYQKDAGSDPSSVIFEALEKAKKETYDLVLVDTAGRLQNKVNLMNELSKMKRVIEKALPSQPAETLLVIDATTGQNGMNQAKVFNEATDLTGIVLTKLDGTAKGGIVLAIRHLYNLPIKYVGLGEKIDDLVPFDIEDYIYNLFKGFF, encoded by the coding sequence ATGGGTTTTTTCTCACGTCTGTTTAAAAAGAAACCAAAAAATGATAAATATCAAATGGGTCTACATAAAAGTAGAAGTTCATTTGATAACTTAAAGAAATTATTAGATGAGTCTGATACGATTAATGATGATTTATTTGATGCTATAGAAGATTTACTTATCTCTGCCGATATTGGTGTAGATACTGTTTTACATTTTACAAATGAACTTCGAAATGAAGTTATAAATAAACAATTTGAAAATCCAAGTGACTTAAGTGAAACGATTGTTGATAAATTATTTGAAATATATTTAAAAGATGAATTTGTAGATACAACATTAAGTTTTACAGAAGGCGAAGTCAATGTCTTTTTATTTGTAGGAGTTAATGGTGTTGGTAAAACAACTACTATTGGTAAACTTGCAAAACAATATAAAGACCAAGGTAAAAAAGTCTTAATGGTTGCAGGTGATACCTTTAGAGCTGGTGCAATTGAACAACTTTATGAGTGGAGTAAGCGTGCCAAGGTAGATTTTTACCAAAAAGATGCTGGATCTGACCCTTCAAGTGTCATATTTGAAGCACTAGAAAAAGCTAAAAAAGAAACATATGACCTTGTATTAGTCGATACTGCTGGTAGACTTCAAAATAAAGTGAACTTAATGAATGAGTTATCAAAAATGAAACGTGTCATTGAAAAAGCTCTACCAAGTCAACCTGCTGAAACATTACTGGTTATTGATGCAACTACTGGTCAAAATGGTATGAATCAAGCAAAAGTGTTTAATGAAGCAACAGATCTAACTGGGATTGTTTTAACCAAGTTAGATGGTACTGCAAAAGGTGGTATTGTACTTGCGATTAGACACTTATATAACCTACCAATTAAATATGTAGGCCTTGGTGAAAAAATTGATGATTTAGTACCATTTGATATAGAAGATTATATTTATAACCTATTTAAAGGATTCTTCTAA
- the ylxM gene encoding YlxM family DNA-binding protein yields MENLEKTEYLNTLYSFYSELLTDKQQAYYTNYYHMDLTLQEIADIFDVSRNAVHTQLKNVEQILNNFEAKLKLVETSQKRSKLLDQLESTKDLKYIDELRKLDE; encoded by the coding sequence ATGGAAAACTTAGAAAAAACAGAATATTTAAATACACTTTATAGTTTTTATAGTGAACTATTAACGGATAAACAACAAGCTTACTATACAAACTATTACCACATGGATCTAACCTTACAAGAAATTGCAGATATTTTTGATGTGTCTAGAAATGCTGTGCACACACAACTAAAAAATGTGGAACAAATTTTAAATAATTTTGAGGCAAAATTAAAACTTGTTGAGACAAGCCAAAAAAGATCTAAACTATTAGATCAATTGGAATCAACAAAAGATTTAAAATATATTGATGAGTTAAGAAAGTTGGATGAATAA
- the ffh gene encoding signal recognition particle protein: protein MMSNSLSDRLQMFVRRATGRGRLTEKDVEEMMREVRLSLLEADVNFKIVKEFTNNVKEQALGEKILNGLNPGQQVVKIVHDELKRVMGEESVGLNYANTGLSTFMTIGLQGSGKTTAIGKMGLYIRKKDKKKVMLVAADVYRPAAIDQLVTIGKGLGIHVYEEGIKDARVIVKNGLKYAKDNNYDVVIVDTAGRLTIDEDMMQELKDVKEILKPNEVLLTVDAMMGQEAANVAKSFHDQIGATGVILTKMDGDTRGGAALSIREISQIPIKFASSGEKMDSLEAFHPERMASRILGMGDMLTLIEEVTSNIDEDEAKSMMEKMMSDSYNYLDLQKQFKMIKRMGSISKILGFIPGLGKMKEALSQVDDKQFDRINVIIQSMTEDERKYPELIDKSSKRRQRIAKGAGVEVSDVNRLRDSLVQQKQMMKQMSNMDEKQMERLSKNPSSFQPSQTKVKKGKGKGKGGFRF, encoded by the coding sequence ATAATGTCAAACTCGCTATCTGATCGCCTACAAATGTTTGTACGCCGTGCAACCGGTCGTGGGCGTTTAACTGAAAAAGATGTTGAAGAAATGATGCGTGAAGTACGTCTATCTTTATTAGAGGCAGACGTCAATTTTAAAATTGTTAAAGAATTTACTAATAATGTTAAAGAGCAAGCCCTTGGTGAAAAGATCTTAAACGGACTCAATCCTGGTCAACAAGTTGTAAAAATTGTGCATGATGAATTAAAACGTGTCATGGGTGAAGAGTCCGTAGGGCTTAATTACGCAAACACTGGTTTATCTACATTTATGACCATTGGTCTACAAGGTAGTGGTAAAACAACTGCTATTGGTAAAATGGGACTTTATATTCGTAAAAAAGATAAAAAGAAAGTCATGCTTGTTGCTGCTGACGTTTACCGTCCTGCAGCCATTGATCAACTTGTTACAATCGGTAAAGGATTAGGCATTCATGTCTATGAAGAAGGTATTAAAGACGCTAGAGTTATTGTTAAAAACGGTTTAAAGTATGCCAAAGATAACAATTATGATGTAGTGATTGTCGATACTGCAGGTCGCTTAACGATTGATGAAGACATGATGCAAGAATTAAAAGATGTTAAAGAAATCCTAAAACCTAATGAAGTACTTCTAACAGTAGATGCGATGATGGGTCAAGAAGCTGCAAATGTTGCTAAATCATTCCATGATCAAATTGGTGCAACCGGCGTTATCTTAACTAAAATGGATGGCGATACGCGTGGAGGTGCTGCCTTATCTATTAGAGAAATATCTCAAATACCAATTAAATTCGCATCCAGCGGAGAAAAGATGGATAGCCTAGAAGCATTCCATCCAGAACGTATGGCTTCTCGTATTCTTGGTATGGGTGATATGTTAACGTTAATTGAAGAAGTGACATCAAATATCGATGAAGATGAAGCAAAATCCATGATGGAAAAGATGATGAGTGATTCATATAATTACTTAGATCTTCAAAAACAATTTAAAATGATTAAACGTATGGGTTCTATTTCAAAAATCTTAGGGTTCATTCCAGGACTAGGAAAAATGAAAGAAGCATTAAGCCAAGTAGATGATAAGCAATTTGATAGAATTAATGTCATCATCCAAAGTATGACAGAAGATGAAAGAAAATATCCTGAACTTATCGATAAATCCTCTAAGCGTCGTCAAAGAATTGCTAAAGGTGCTGGAGTTGAGGTATCCGATGTCAACCGCTTAAGAGACTCACTCGTACAACAAAAACAAATGATGAAACAAATGTCTAATATGGACGAAAAACAAATGGAGCGTTTAAGCAAGAACCCAAGCAGTTTCCAACCTAGTCAAACCAAGGTTAAAAAAGGAAAAGGTAAGGGTAAAGGCGGCTTTAGATTTTAA
- the polA gene encoding DNA polymerase I: protein MKKITLVDGNSILFRAYNATAYPGAKVLQTSTGIYTNAVFAFSGMIDKIIEISNSHMLIAFDTGEPTHRHKSYDDYKAGRKEMPEELGSQIPLIHELIKYLGIKEYSMAGYEADDIIGTLAKMAEKAGYKVDVFSSDYDLLQLVTEHITVHMLKKGMRVVETYTPETLKETYGFSHELFIDFKALVGDKSDNIPGVPGVGEVTAKKLIAEYGTLENILNNAEHIKGKLGENIRTNKEQAVFSKELSTILTDMPLPFDLEDTKVGEVDEESLINFYKRLELKQLVISYNKKNPEVAATTAETSEFQYKAIDSENALKSLLNQDLAIYFEFSDFNYHKAELWGVGLSNGKINYFVDSETFLNSASFKAYLESSKYKKYTYHYKGTKVFLKKLGTEFNHVTYDLLLAAYLIQSSIGKQDFTFIAQQFQITDIQYDEEVYGKGAKKALPLIPSDYEGHIAKKAYIIHKLMQQTLDVLTERNQLSLLNDVELPLSDVLADMEYQGLTVDLKELENQTKDMSLRIDKLRTEILLLAGVDFNVDSPKQLGDVLFDTLGLPNGKKTKTGYSTGIEVLNNLIDHHPIINLIIEYRQLTKLYSTYLIGIKESVFEDNRVHTIYNQALTLTGRLSSLEPNLQNIPIRTEEGRQIRKLFIPEPDSYFVGADYSQIELRVLAAMADVKNLKQAFEEDQDIHTVTAQKVFHVDTVDSEQRRRAKAVNFGIIYGIGPWSLSEDIGVTVKEAENFISRYLEVYPEIKDYMTNIVEFAKTHGYVETLLNRRRYIPELSSKVFNLREFGKRTSLNAPIQGTAADIIKLAMIDLHNYLKDNKKKSKLILQVHDELIVEVVKEELDEMKEVIPNIMEKAFNLGVRLKTSCDVGNNWYELK from the coding sequence ATGAAAAAAATTACACTTGTAGACGGTAACTCGATACTTTTTAGAGCATATAATGCGACTGCATATCCAGGAGCTAAGGTCTTACAAACATCCACAGGTATTTATACAAATGCCGTTTTTGCATTTAGTGGTATGATCGATAAAATTATTGAGATATCTAATTCACATATGCTTATAGCATTTGATACTGGAGAACCGACACACAGACATAAATCATATGATGATTATAAAGCAGGTAGAAAAGAAATGCCTGAGGAATTAGGTAGTCAAATACCTTTAATCCATGAACTTATTAAGTATCTTGGCATTAAAGAATACTCCATGGCTGGTTATGAAGCAGATGACATCATTGGTACCCTTGCTAAAATGGCTGAAAAAGCTGGTTATAAAGTCGATGTCTTTTCATCTGATTATGACCTTTTACAATTAGTTACAGAACATATTACTGTGCACATGTTAAAAAAAGGTATGCGTGTTGTAGAAACCTACACACCTGAAACTTTAAAAGAAACTTATGGTTTTTCTCATGAGTTATTTATTGATTTTAAAGCATTAGTTGGTGATAAATCTGATAATATTCCAGGTGTTCCAGGCGTTGGAGAAGTCACTGCTAAAAAGTTAATTGCTGAATATGGTACGTTAGAAAATATTTTAAATAATGCAGAACATATTAAAGGTAAGCTTGGAGAAAACATTCGTACAAACAAAGAACAGGCAGTTTTTTCAAAAGAACTCTCAACAATTCTAACGGATATGCCACTACCTTTTGATCTTGAAGATACAAAAGTTGGTGAAGTAGATGAAGAAAGCTTAATTAATTTTTATAAACGTCTTGAATTAAAACAATTAGTGATATCTTATAATAAGAAAAATCCAGAAGTTGCTGCAACTACTGCCGAAACTTCTGAGTTTCAATATAAAGCAATTGATTCTGAAAATGCATTAAAATCTCTACTCAACCAAGATCTTGCAATTTACTTTGAATTTTCAGATTTCAATTACCACAAAGCTGAACTTTGGGGTGTTGGTTTAAGTAATGGAAAAATCAATTACTTTGTAGATAGTGAAACGTTTTTAAATAGTGCCTCATTTAAAGCTTATTTAGAAAGTTCTAAATATAAAAAGTATACATATCACTATAAAGGTACAAAAGTATTTTTAAAGAAACTTGGTACCGAGTTTAATCATGTAACCTATGATTTACTTTTAGCTGCTTACTTAATTCAGTCCAGTATTGGTAAACAAGACTTTACCTTTATTGCGCAACAATTTCAAATCACGGATATTCAATATGATGAAGAAGTTTATGGTAAAGGTGCTAAAAAGGCCCTACCTTTAATTCCATCAGACTATGAAGGTCATATAGCTAAAAAGGCGTATATCATCCATAAACTGATGCAACAAACACTAGATGTATTAACTGAACGTAACCAATTAAGTTTACTAAATGATGTGGAACTACCTCTATCAGATGTCCTTGCAGATATGGAATATCAAGGTTTAACAGTTGACCTAAAAGAACTAGAAAATCAAACTAAAGATATGTCTTTACGTATTGATAAATTAAGAACTGAAATTCTTTTGCTAGCAGGTGTTGACTTTAATGTCGATAGTCCTAAACAATTAGGTGATGTCTTATTTGATACCTTAGGTCTACCAAATGGTAAGAAAACTAAAACAGGATACTCTACAGGTATTGAAGTTTTAAACAACCTAATCGATCACCATCCAATTATTAACTTAATTATTGAATATAGACAACTAACTAAACTGTATTCAACCTATTTAATCGGTATTAAAGAATCCGTATTTGAAGATAACCGTGTACACACCATTTATAATCAAGCACTAACCTTAACTGGTCGCTTATCAAGTTTAGAACCGAACTTACAAAATATTCCTATTCGTACAGAAGAAGGTAGACAAATAAGAAAATTATTTATTCCTGAACCTGATAGCTATTTTGTAGGTGCTGACTACTCTCAAATCGAATTACGTGTGTTAGCAGCTATGGCTGATGTTAAAAATTTAAAACAAGCATTTGAAGAAGATCAAGACATTCATACCGTAACAGCTCAAAAGGTATTCCACGTAGATACTGTCGATAGTGAACAAAGAAGACGTGCTAAAGCAGTTAACTTCGGTATTATTTATGGTATTGGACCATGGAGTTTATCTGAGGATATTGGTGTCACGGTGAAAGAAGCAGAAAACTTTATTAGCCGTTATTTGGAAGTATATCCTGAAATTAAAGATTACATGACCAATATCGTTGAGTTTGCTAAAACACATGGCTATGTTGAAACACTTTTAAATCGTCGCCGTTATATACCAGAACTATCCTCTAAAGTATTTAACTTAAGAGAGTTTGGTAAACGTACCAGTTTAAATGCGCCGATTCAAGGTACAGCAGCAGACATTATTAAACTCGCGATGATTGATTTACACAACTATTTAAAAGATAATAAAAAGAAATCAAAACTTATCCTACAAGTACATGACGAACTCATCGTTGAGGTTGTTAAAGAAGAGTTGGATGAGATGAAAGAAGTCATACCAAACATCATGGAAAAAGCCTTTAATTTAGGCGTTAGACTGAAAACATCATGTGATGTTGGAAACAACTGGTATGAATTAAAATAA